From the genome of Argentina anserina chromosome 4, drPotAnse1.1, whole genome shotgun sequence, one region includes:
- the LOC126790386 gene encoding LOW QUALITY PROTEIN: peroxidase 40-like (The sequence of the model RefSeq protein was modified relative to this genomic sequence to represent the inferred CDS: inserted 2 bases in 1 codon), whose product MAAKYLALLSLLLNAAVVFSTVPKTTSEGGGYGDDYGAQPGKNDVSNFCPEAEAIIFSRVQEAVFEDSRMAASLLRLHFHDCFVNGCDASVLLDDTVNFVGEKTAAPNVNSLRGFDVIDAIKSDLELVCPQTVSCADILATAARDSVVLSGGPSWDVQMGRRDSFTASKSLANNNIPGPNSTVANLVSKFQNXNLNLRDMVVLSGAHTMGRARCTTFRGRLQAAPTANAPDASLEFVQSLQEQCSGSNSNTTLANLDLVTPATFDNQYYVNLLSGQGLLPSDQNLVTGDDRTHELVVNYAEDVVAFFEDFKNSMIKMGSLGMGTGINGENRWHCRSVN is encoded by the exons ATGGCCGCGAAGTACTTGGCTCTACTATCACTGTTGCTCAATGCTGCAGTTGTGTTTTCAACTGTGCCGAAAACCACCAGCGAAGGAGGAGGGTATGGTGATGATTATGGTGCTCAACCAGGGAAAAATGATGTGTCTAATTTCTGTCCCGAGGCAGAGGCGATAATATTCTCTCGGGTCCAAGAAGCGGTTTTCGAGGACTCCAGAATGGCAGCCTCTCTACTTCGCCTCCATTTCCACGACTGCTTTGTTAAT ggTTGTGATGCTTCAGTGTTGCTAGATGACACTGTCAACTTTGTAGGTGAAAAGACAGCAGCACCTAACGTGAATTCTCTGAGGGGTTTTGACGTCATTGATGCGATTAAATCAGACCTCGAACTTGTTTGCCCCCAAACAGTTTCGTGTGCCGACATTCTTGCTACTGCCGCCCGAGATTCTGTTGTTCTG TCTGGTGGACCAAGCTGGGATGTTCAAATGGGAAGAAGGGACAGCTTCACTGCTAGCAAATCATTAGCAAATAACAACATACCAGGCCCAAATTCCACTGTTGCAAACCTGGTTTCCAAGTTCCAGAA TAACCTTAATCTTAGGGACATGGTTGTGCTCTCTG GTGCACACACAATGGGGAGAGCTAGGTGCACTACCTTCCGCGGGCGCCTACAAGCCGCTCCCACTGCAAATGCCCCAGATGCATCACTCGAGTTCGTTCAGTCCCTGCAGGAGCAGTGCTCCGGATCAAATAGCAACACAACACTTGCCAATCTTGACCTTGTAACCCCAGCAACGTTTGACAACCAGTATTATGTGAACCTTCTTTCGGGGCAAGGTTTGCTTCCTTCGGACCAGAACCTGGTCACAGGAGATGATCGGACCCATGAGCTTGTAGTTAATTACGCAGAGGATGTGGTTGCCTTCTTTGAGGACTTCAAAAACTCCATGATCAAAATGGGAAGCTTGGGAATGGGGACTGGGATTAATGGGGAGAATCGTTGGCATTGTCGATCTGTCAATTGA
- the LOC126790379 gene encoding probable WRKY transcription factor 48, with amino-acid sequence MDGRQELRNNNTTDPPPSSYSSMANSTLFSDQDIPMFPNTAFSSLSGIFDPEAERSSFLDLLSNSDCASFFDFGTQTTTTPADSLMMMVPPQQLRVVQAEQQLPSPVSSTVPDSGNNSEALNSSATTAPTTPNSSSISSSSNEAHAANHNEEQTTTKAGHEEEDQDPDKTQKQLKPKKKNQKRQREPRFAFMTKSEVDNLDDGYRWRKYGQKAVKNSPYPRSYYRCTTAGCGVKKRVERSSDDPSIVVTTYEGQHTHPSPITPRGSMGMAPLPSELSGHVFSGSGYGIPHQYQQQQQQQHLHSYIYNSSPSLNITTTTTSSAPSYNFNPALFPGLFQERYNNIGGHNFSNSAASNLLRDHGLLQDMLPSQIRKETKEE; translated from the exons ATGGATGGTAGACAAGAGCTGAGAAACAACAACACCACCgatcctcctccttcttcttaTTCCTCGATGGCCAACTCAACACTCTTCTCCGATCAAGATATTCCGATGTTTCCCAACACCGCCTTCTCTTCACTCTCCGGCATCTTCGACCCCGAAGCAGAACGGAGCTCCTTCCTAGACCTCCTCAGCAACTCGGACTGCGCTTCTTTCTTCGATTTCGGGACCCAAACAACGACGACGCCGGCTGACtcgttgatgatgatggtgccACCTCAGCAGCTAAGAGTAGTACAAGCAGAGCAGCAGCTTCCGTCGCCGGTGTCATCTACAGTGCCGGATAGTGGGAATAACTCTGAGGCTCTGAACTCCAGTGCTACTACTGCTCCTACTACGCCCAACTCGTCTTCGATCTCGTCGTCGTCGAATGAAGCTCATGCGGCGAATCATAATGAGGAGCAAACCACGACAAAAGCAGGACATGAGGAAGAAGACCAAGATCCGGACAAGACCCAGAAACA ATTGAAACCGAAAAAGAAGAACCAGAAGAGGCAGAGGGAGCCGAGATTCGCGTTCATGACCAAGAGCGAGGTCGATAACCTAGACGACGGGTACAGATGGCGCAAGTACGGCCAAAAAGCTGTCAAGAACAGCCCTTATCCAAG GAGCTACTATCGTTGCACCACAGCTGGTTGCGGTGTGAAGAAGAGGGTGGAGAGGTCCTCTGACGACCCTTCGATTGTGGTGACGACTTACGAGGGGCAGCACACGCACCCGAGCCCAATCACGCCGCGCGGCAGCATGGGGATGGCGCCACTGCCGTCGGAGCTGTCCGGTCATGTGTTCTCTGGTTCGGGCTATGGCATTCCTCATCAATatcagcagcagcaacagcaACAGCATTTGCACTCTTACATATATAACTCTTCGCCTTCGTTGAACATtactaccaccaccacctcgtCAGCGCCATCCTATAATTTCAACCCGGCTTTGTTTCCTGGTTTGTTTCAAGAGAGATATAATAACATTGGCGGTCATAATTTCTCTAATTCGGCTGCTTCTAATTTGCTTAGAGACCATGGACTTCTTCAGGATATGTTGCCATCGCAGATTCGGAAAGAGACTAAGGAAGAGTAG